The following coding sequences lie in one Silene latifolia isolate original U9 population chromosome 5, ASM4854445v1, whole genome shotgun sequence genomic window:
- the LOC141657815 gene encoding zinc finger CCCH domain-containing protein 46-like yields MESYEASRLIFSRIQNIDPENASKIMGYILLNHEQNDIIHLAYGPETLIISLVKTAKIHLGLSSNTLSASPVNPISNPISISRPDPLSIPVPSSRMSNGFDSFDPFSPSIWSPNHISSSPKNSKSFDFSYVNDDYPLKNPNFDPFLDDPLKNLDFFEQNLDLPYLEDCSSSTNGGRNSCFNGENLGYVGGVDDSSSGFGSGFGFKPCMYYTRGFCKNGGACNFVHDDVFEHCQEEIIRSKLAYKHRLAAQLMANNNNNINITNGGCLPFNKLNFLPSDAQRSAASLMMSEDFHKMTRMRMARFTGMDCDPSSRQIYLTFPADSTFKEEDVSTYFNKFGPVQDVRIPYQQKRMFGFVTFVFPETVRIILAKGNPHFVCDSRVLVKPYKEKGKLPDKRQHQHQFERGEYSCSSPSEHDYGDPYDIQLGERMLYGPQEMLLRKKLEDQAEFQHALELQERRLMNLKLLDLENQQHRQNISVGSPILSPNMLSQGSTNQFSMSPSNDISKVINEETKESQIGVIDDLFAEGVNPGFDDSNGGVPNKEGSSPTNEKDEHFESLSNVLQDNLFAAPSKSSSDSKPASFSPALAEFNNAASDNDSTSPATAYGDSTC; encoded by the exons ATGGAGTCATATGAAGCATCAAGATTAATATTTTCAAGAATCCAAAACATAGATCCAGAAAATGCATCAAAAATCATGGGTTATATACTCTTAAACCATGAACAAAATGACATTATACACTTAGCATATGGACCAGAAACACTCATTATTTCCTTAGTTAAAACTGCTAAAATTCACTTAGGACTTTCGTCGAACACCTTATCTGCATCTCCAGTTAACCCGATTTCTAACCCTATATCCATTTCTAGACCCGACCCACTTTCTATTCCTGTCCCTTCTTCAAGAATGTCAAACGGGTTTGACTCGTTTGACCCGTTTTCTCCTTCTATTTGGTCTCCTAATCACATTTCCTCAAGCCCAAAAAATTCCAAAAGTTTTGATTTTTCCTATGTTAATGATGATTATCCGTTGAAAAATCCGAACTTTGACCCGTTTCTTGATGACCCATTAAAAAATTTGGACTTTTTTGAGCAAAATTTGGATTTACCATATTTGGAAGACTGTAGTAGTAGTACTAATGGTGGTAGAAATTCATGCTTTAATGGTGAAAATTTGGGTTATGTTGGTGGTGTTGATGATTCAAGTTCCGGGTTCGGGTCCGGGTTTGGGTTTAAGCCTTGTATGTATTATACAAGAGGGTTTTGTAAGAATGGCGGTGCTTGTAATTTTGTTCATGATGATGTTTTTGAACATTGTCAAGAAGAAATTATTAGGTCTAAACTTGCTTATAAACATAGATTAGCTGCTCAATTAAtggctaataataataataatattaatattactaaTGGTGGTTGTCTCCCTTTTAACAAGTTGAATTTCCTCCCTTCTGATGCTCAAAG ATCAGCTGCTtcattgatgatgagtgaggattTTCACAAGATGACTCGTATGAGAATGGCAAGGTTTACTGGGATGGACTGTGACCCTAGTTCTAGACAGATTTACTTAACATTTCCAGCTGATAGCACTTTCAAAGAGGAGGATGTTTCGACTTATTTCAA CAAGTTTGGACCGGTTCAAGACGTGAGGATTCCTTATCAGCAAAAACGAATGTTTGGTTTTGTTACATTTGTCTTTCCGGAGACTGTGAGGATCATCTTAGCCAAAGGAAACCCGCATTTTGTCTGTGATTCTCGCGTTCTTGTTAAACCTTATAAGGAAAAGGGCAAACTTCCTGATAA AAGGCAACACCAGCATCAGTTTGAGAGGGGAGAATATTCTTGTTCTAGTCCATCCGAGCATGATTATggggatccatatgatatccAGCTTG GTGAAAGAATGTTGTATGGCCCTCAGGAGATGTTGCTGAGGAAGAAACTGGAGGATCAAGCGGAATTTCAGCATGCCCTTGAACTCCAAGAGAGGAGGCTGATGAATCTGAAGCTGTTAGATTTGGAAAATCAGCAACATCGACAAAATATTTCTGTTGGATCTCCCATTCTTTCGCCAAACATGTTGTCTCAGGGTTCGACAAATCAGTTTTCCATGTCTCCATCCAATGACATCAGTAAAGTTATTAATGAAG AAACGAAAGAGAGCCAAATTGGGGTAATTGATGATCTATTTGCTGAGGGAGTTAATCCTGGTTTCGATGATAGCAATGGCGGTGTTCCAAATAAGGAAGGTAGCTCCCCCACCAATGAAAAGGATGAACATTTTGAAAG CCTGAGCAACGTGCTTCAAGATAACCTCTTTGCTGCTCCATCAAAATCGTCTTCTGACAGCAAACCTGCGTCTTTCTCCCCAGCTCTAGCAGAGTTCAATAATGCCGCTTCTGACAATGACTCTACCTCGCCAGCGACAGCATACGGGGATTCAACTTGTTAG
- the LOC141657820 gene encoding RNA-binding protein Y14A-like produces the protein MAAADVEAVDFEPEEDDLMDDDTVAVAVADDEESPRAAVQPRLRSAVAGGSSDAPKKTKGRGFRDEAEAERNSRLAARDFDSLDSHGGGPGPARSIEGWIVLVTGVHEEAQEEDLHNVFGEFGQLKNLHLNLDRRTGFVKGYALIEYEQFEEAQEAIKKLSGATMLDQTINVEWAFSNGPYKRRGNRRRSPPRGHRSRSPRRRY, from the exons ATGGCGGCAGCTGACGTGGAAGCAGTCGACTTCGAGCCTGAGGAAGATGATCTCATGGACGACGACACAGTCGCTGTCGCAGTTGCCGACGACGAAGAATCCCCACGCGCCGCCGTTCAACCTCGGCTAAGGTCAGCCGTAGCCGGTGGCTCATCCGACGCGCCGAAGAAAACTAAAGGTCGCGGATTCCGTGACGAAGCGGAAGCCGAGCGTAATAGTCGTTTGGCTGCTCGTGATTTTGATTCGCTTGACTCTCATGGTGGTGGTCCTGGTCCCGCTCGAT CTATTGAAGGCTGGATTGTACTCGTCACAGGAGTGCACGAGGAAGCACAAGAGGAGGATCTTCATAATGTCTTTGGAGAGTTCGGCCAGCTGAAGAATCTACACTTGAATTTGGATCGTCGTACTGGGTTTGTTAAG GGTTACGCACTGATTGAGTATGAGCAATTTGAGGAAGCACAAGAAGCTATAAAGAAGCTGAGTGGTGCCACTATGCTTGATCAAACGATAAACGTTGAATGGGCTTTCAGTAATGGCCCATACAAGAGGAGGGGTAACCGCAGAAG ATCACCACCACGTGGTCACAGATCAAGAAGTCCTCGGAGGAGGTACTAG
- the LOC141655729 gene encoding uncharacterized protein LOC141655729, whose protein sequence is MKSSLHELHYLLVQAEKDMGLSGSMRRDVLAINVKGKNKFKRNAGDIGGGLKSVRKLNKGDVDLRMGNGSKVVVVSVGTYESRAEKIIIGKIWASKAINIRAAIDTMLRIWNPVGRVMGNVLDTKERIFIFRFEDERDKIKVLEGQPWHFDKYALCFNESNGEEKMTDTPLFYLPIRARIYDLPIKGRINEDNLSRLGSQLGSYVGRDDSAFPEMERAVRIRVLHDVRKPLRSSVEIRMPNGKVTAFDVKYERMPMFCYGCGVLGHGAKDCEDGPYEEEELRFGDKLRASPWRGGKAGVTEGKKTSRDLRPEFEEEYRRSEKEMIEKLQRFALSNTQKVRLGKTRVELGSIVDEEAGLVSSGFVGTDKASLGEGQNRVTQGTPSTALVMTDEEETEVRKGNVEERCSEGGTDMVVVGAGVDVGLNGGGVVSRYGKKWQRILRQEGGNSVNAEQVLTNSMLNENQKRIRGDDEGGKTNVSKKSLIHRDVTMGAGNPAAVGGLRNLLRRKAASIVFLCETKLSSKEMQGVWGKFDGFTGVAVDSMGRSGGLAMLWRSNITCTLRSASVHYMDFDVEFDGEKCRITGFYGWPAIQDRHLSWQQLRILASQSQEPWLCVGDYNEIMYSTEMKGGSRAQWQMNNFRDAIDDCGLRDLPYEGYEFTFDNGQAGDDNRQCRIDRAMGTDLWFDKFPYARLVHLDREWSDHAPLKVVFDKCVSEASGLRRRFRFEHIWVGEEGCEDAIRRCAQELQKWKGLNIGKIVRDINAKRRRLRELNESTRSVRLVRERQGLVRDIAKLIRQEELFWRQRSRAIWLKDGDKNTKFFHRKATQRKQRNYIGRLVDDNGGVRVTTGAIADGALCYFSNLFASSGPEEFDGLLSGVEGRVTEQMNNILRANYTEVEIVEALNQMHPLKAPGPDGMNALFFQTYWHIVGPSVIVSKVLANRLKQFLGDIVSENQSAFTSGRLITDNILLAFEMFHYMKNSRGGGGHMALKLDMSKAYDRVEWVFLEKVLLRMGFDGVWVDRVMNCVRTVSYEVVVNGELSNPIYPGRGLRQGDPISPYLFILCAEVLSSLMKRAVEAGTLHGIRIAPTAPVISHLLFADDSIFFVKAAESEARKVMDILAQYERASGQVINFDKTTVSFSKGTRGDRKERVVAVLGVRVVGVQDRYLGLPTIVGHSKHVISKVIRDKLSKKLQGWRGLLLSKAGREVVIKAVAQSIPTYAMSVFKLPANFCDELRSLVSGFWWGADRGKRKLAWVAWDRLCLPKSRGELGFRDFNRFNIALLGKQAWRLMTESESLMVRVLKAKYFPSTSFMEAELGVAPSYTWKSIWEARDVVKLGA, encoded by the exons GAGTCTAGGGCAGAGAAGATAATTATTGGTAAAATTTGGGCATCGAAAGCGATTAATATTCGTGCTGCTATAGATACGATGCTCCGAATCTGGAACCCAGTTGGGCGTGTGATGGGTAATGTGCTAGATACCAAAGAACGGATTTTTATCTTTCGTTTTGAAGATGAGAGGGACAAGATTAAGGTATTGGAGGGACAGCCATGGCACTTTGATAAGTATGCATTGTGCTTCAATGAATCTAATGGTGAGGAGAAGATGACTGATACCCCGTTGTTCTATCTTCCAATTCGGGCTCGAATTTATGACCTACCCATTAAGGGACGGATAAATGAAGATAATTTGAGTCGTCTGGGCTCACAGTTGGGTAGTTATGTTGGTAGGGATGATTCCGCTTTTCCTGAGATGGAACGAGCAGTTCGAATTCGAGTATTACATGATGTCAGAAAACCACTTCGATCTTCTGTTGAGATTCGTATGCCGAATGGGAAAGTGACGGCGTTTGACGTTAAGTATGAGAGAATGCCCATGTTTTGTTATGGGTGTGGTGTGTTGGGACATGGGGCGAAAGATTGTGAGGACGGACCGTATGAAGAGGAGGAGCTAAGGTTTGGGGATAAGTTACGTGCATCACCGTGGAGGGGTGGTAAGGCGGGTGTGACGGAGGGGAAGAAGACTAGTAGGGATTTAAGGCCTGAATTCGAAGAGGAGTATAGACGGAGCGAAAAGGAGATGATTGAAAAATTACAACGTTTTGCTTTATCCAATACTCAGAAAGTTAGATTGGGGAAGACAAGGGTTGAGCTGGGGAGTATAGTTGATGAGGAGGCAGGATTGGTTAGTTCAGGTTTTGTGGGGACGGATAAGGCATCTTTGGGGGAGGGGCAGAATAGGGTCACGCAAGGGACTCCTTCGACTGCGCTGGTTATGACAGATGAGGAGGAAACGGAGGTTAGGAAGGGTAATGTGGAGGAGCGGTGTTCTGAAGGGGGGACTGATATGGTGGTTGTAGGGGCAGGGGTTGACGTGGGACTGAATGGTGGTGGTGTCGTGTCGAGGTATGGGAAGAAGTGGCAGAGAATATTGCGACAGGAGGGTGGGAATAGTGTGAATGCTGAACAGGTTCTTACCAATTCAATGTTAAATGAGAATCAAAAGAGGATTAGGGGTGATGACGAAGGGGGGAAGACAAATGTCTCGAAGAAGTCGTTGATTCACAGGGATGTGACGATG GGGGCTGGCAACCCCGCTGCAGTGGGCGGATTAAGGAATTTGCTCCGTCGGAAAGCGGCTAGTATTGTATTTTTATGTGAGACGAAATTAAGTAGTAAAGAAATGCAAGGTGTGTGGGGGAAGTTCGATGGTTTTACTGGGGTGGCGGTAGATAGTATGGGAAGGTCGGGTGGTCTCGCAATGTTATGGCGTAGTAATATTACTTGTACTCTTCGGTCTGCTTCTGTACATTATATGGATTTTGATGTGGAGTTCGATGGGGAGAAGTGTCGTATAACTGGTTTCTATGGTTGGCCTGCTATTCAGGATAGACATCTTTCGTGGCAGCAGCTTCGTATTCTGGCAAGTCAATCACAGGAGCCTTGGCTGTGTGTGGGCGATTACAATGAGATTATGTATTCTACTGAGATGAAGGGTGGTTCTAGAGCTCAGTGGCAAATGAACAACTTCAGGGATGCAATTGACGATTGTGGGTTAAGAGATCTTCCATATGAAGGTTATGAGTTTACTTTTGATAATGGACAAGCTGGCGATGATAATAGACAATGTAGAATTGATAGAGCGATGGGTACAGATCTGTGGTTCGATAAGTTTCCCTATGCTAGACTGGTCCATCTGGATCGTGAATGGTCTGATCATGCGCCCCTGAAGGTTGTTTTCGATAAATGTGTGAGTGAAGCTAGCGGGCTAAGGAGGCGGTTTAGGTTTGAACATATCTGGGTTGGGGAGGAGGGATGTGAGGATGCTATTCGGAG ATGTGCGCAAGAATTGCAAAAATGGAAGGGATTGAATATAGGTAAGATTGTTAGAGATATTAATGCTAAGAGAAGAAGATTAAGAGAGCTGAATGAGAGTACACGAAGTGTGCGGTTGGTGCGTGAGAGGCAAGGGTTGGTACGGGATATAGCTAAGTTGATTCGGCAGGAGGAGCTTTTCTGGAGGCAAAGGTCGAGAGCTATATGGCTGAAAGATGGAGATAAGAATACTAAGTTTTTTCATAGAAAGGCGACACAGAGGAAGCAGCGGAATTATATAGGTCGTTTGGTGGATGACAATGGTGGCGTGAGGGTTACCACTGGTGCGATTGCTGATGGCgcattatgttatttctctaaTCTGTTTGCTTCCTCAGGACccgaggagtttgatgggttgtTAAGCGGGGTTGAGGGGCGGGTTACAGAGCAGATGAATAATATACTTCGAGCTAATTACACTGAGGTTGAAATTGTGGAAGCTTTGAACCAGATGCATCCGCTTAAAGCTCCAGGGCCGGACGGTATGAATGCTCTCTTTTTCCAAACATACTGGCATATAGTTGGGCCTTCTGTG ATTGTCTCAAAGGTGTTAGCTAATAGATTGAAGCAGTTTTTAGGAGATATAGTGTCAGAAAATCAAAGTGCCTTTACTTCGGGTCGTCTAATAACTGACAATATTCTTCTTGCGTTTGAGATGTTCCATTACATGAAAAATTCAAGAGGGGGTGGTGGCCACATGGCATTGAAGCTCGATATGTCCAAAGCATATGATCGTGTGGAGTGGGTGTTTTTAGAGAAAGTGTTGCTGCGTATGGGGTTTGATGGGGTATGGGTAGATAGGGTGATGAATTGTGTGCGGACGGTGTCTTATGAGGTAGTGGTGAATGGTGAGCTGTCTAATCCTATTTATCCAGGGAGAGGTTTGAGGCAGGGCGATCCAATTTccccatatttatttattttgtgcGCTGAGGTTTTATCTAGTCTGATGAAACGCGCGGTGGAGGCTGGCACTTTGCATGGAATTCGAATTGCTCCCACGGCGCCTGTTATCTCTCATTTACTATTTGCTGATGATAGTATCTTCTTTGTTAAAGCAGCTGAGTCGGAGGCTAGAAAGGTAATGGATATTTTAgcacaatatgaaagagcttcagGTCAGGTCATTAACTTCGATAAAACGACTGTGTCTTTTAGCAAGGGGACGAGGGGAGACAGAAAAGAAAGGGTGGTTGCAGTACTTGGGGTTCGGGTGGTAGGTGTTCAAGACCGTTATTTGGGTCTGCCCACGATAGTGGGTCATTCGAAGCATGTGATCTCAAAAGTTATCCGGGACAAGTTGAGTAAGAAGTTGCAGGGATGGCGTGGTTTGCTGCTCAGTAAGGCAGGGCGGGAAGTGGTGATAAAGGCAGTTGCCCAATCGATTCCGACATATGCCATGAGTGTTTTCAAGCTGCCTGCTAATTTTTGCGATGAATTACGTTCACTTGTATCCGGGTTTTGGTGGGGGGCGGATAGGGGTAAGAGGAAGCTGGCATGGGTGGCCTGGGATCGTCTGTGTCTTCCCAAGTCGAGAGGTGAATTGGGTTTCCGTGATTTTAATAGGTTTAATATTGCACTACTTGGTAAGCAGGCTTGGCGACTTATGACTGAGAGCGAATCTTTAATGGTACGGGTTTTGAAGGCTAAGTATTTTCCATCGACAAGCTTTATGGAGGCAGAACTTGGTGTGGCTCCTAGCTATACTTGGAAGAGTATTTGGGAAGCGAGGGATGTGGTTAAATTAGGGGCGTGA